Proteins encoded within one genomic window of Hevea brasiliensis isolate MT/VB/25A 57/8 chromosome 8, ASM3005281v1, whole genome shotgun sequence:
- the LOC131182330 gene encoding uncharacterized protein LOC131182330 yields MFKGFEAAVAAGVKKVSIFASASESFSKSNINCSIEDSQHMVTINPLRALNPFTDPFIHLSWGSAGSRYKSFKVFEVAVAAERRKFLSLHQLQNLFQSQKSILALKIVRIVWGFYYECFPP; encoded by the exons ATGTTTAAG GGTTTTGAAGCAGCTGTTGCAGCTGGAGTGAAGAAAGTTTCCATCTTTGCCTCAGCTTCAGAATCTTTTTCAAAGTCCAATATCAATTGTAGCATTGAAGATAGTCAG CATATGGTGACTATCAACCCTCTACGTGCCCTCAATCCTTTTACAGATCCATTCATCCATCTATCCTGGGGAAGTGCAGGAAGTAGGTACAAATCATTCAAG GTTTTTGAAGTAGCTGTTGCAGCTGAGCGAAGGAAGTTTCTATCTTTGCATCAGCTTCAGAATCTTTTTCAaagtcaaaaatcaattttagcATTGAAGATAGTCAGGATCGTTTGGGGATTTTATTATGAGTGTTTTCCTCCTTAA
- the LOC110671577 gene encoding protein FAR-RED IMPAIRED RESPONSE 1-like, whose amino-acid sequence MAGLSQGRSYRRQLFDEIFDFSEDDSLFAEDVEEDESTGDQDMNEGGIRAVANTNAIEEGPLTGMLFPCISTMFNFYKEHARLKGFSVFKRSAVNISKVISSHNHELEPSMSRLMVAHRSLNMDMKRRLEANDIAGIRPTKSIRLLEVQAGGPENLSCLSKDCRNFIERKRRLRLGDGDAEAIRKLFVRMQRNDPEFFYLFDLDDDSRLSNVLWVHPRSQAAYEEFNDVVSFDTTYLVNRYKLPFATIIGVNHHGQSILLGCALISHEDVNTFKWLFMTWLEAMEDVHPNSILTDQCESMRKAIREVMPNTRHRFCLWHILCKVPEKFKGVTDYDSACLEFKAVIYDSLTIEMFERNWNEFVVKHGLERNEWLSKLYVDREYWVPIYLNHTFWAGMVSTQRSESMHAYFDRYVNSMSTLKQFVEQYEIAMCDKNEKEFYADFK is encoded by the exons atggcGGGGTTAAGTCAGGGAAGGTCATATCGTAGGCAAttgtttgatgagatatttgattttagtgaagatgatagTTTGTTCGCTGAAGATGTGGAGGAAGATGAATCAACTGGTGATCAAGATATGAACGAAGGAGGCATTAGAGCAGTAGCAAACACTAATGCTATTGAAGAAGGTCCTCTAACAGGGATGTTATTTCCTTGTATCAGCACTATGTTCAACTTCTATAAAGAACATGCTAGATTGAAAGGTTTTAGTGTTTTCAAAAGATCAGCAGTTAAT ATTTCAAAAGTTATTTCAAGTCACAATCACGAATTGGAACCTTCTATGTCTAGATTGATGGTTGCTCACAGGTCACTGAATATGGATATGAAGAGGAGATTGGAGGCAAACGATATAGCTGGCATAAGACCCACAAAAAGCATTAGGTTGCTTGAAGTTCAAGCAGGTGGACCAGAAAATTTAAGCTGTTTGTCAAAGGATTGTCGAAACTTCATTGAGCGAAAGAGGAGGCTACGACTTGGTGATGGTGATGCTGAGGCTATACGTAAGTTGTTTGTGAGAATGCAACGAAACGATCCTGAGTTTTTCTATTTATTTGATCTTGATGATGATTCCAGGCTTTCAAATGTTCTATGGGTTCATCCTCGTAGTCAAGCTGCTTACGAGGAATTCAATGATGTTGTTAGTTTTGACACTACTTACCTTGTTAATCGATACAAGTTGCCATTTGCCACCATTATTGGAGTAAATCATCATGGGCAATCTATTTTATTAGGATGCGCCTTGATCTCACATGAAGATGTAAACACTTTTAAGTGGTTGTTCATGACGTGGCTTGAAGCAATGGAAGATGTTCATCCTAATTCTATTCTTACAGATCAATGCGAGAGCATGAGGAAAGCCATTAGGGAGGTAATGCCTAATACTAGACACAGATTTTGCTTGTGGCATATATTATGCAAGGTACCTGAGAAGTTTAAGGGTGTTACTGATTATGATAGTGCATGCCTTGAGTTTAAAGCTGTAATATATGATAGCTTAACCATCGAGATGTTTGAGAGAAATTGGAATGAGTTTGTGGTGAAGCATGGGTTGGAAAGAAATGAATGGCTTTCCAAACTATATGTTGATAGGGAGTATTGGGTTCCAATTTATCTCAATCACACATTTTGGGCTGGAATGGTTTCGACTCAAAGGAGTGAGAGCATGCATGCCTATTTTGATAGGTATGTTAACTCAATGAGCACACTAAAGCAATTTGTGGAGCAGTATGAGATTGCTATGTGTGACAAGAATGAAAAGGAGTTCTATgctgatttcaaataa